The Martelella endophytica genome contains the following window.
CTTCGTTGCCGGCAAGGGCGACAAGGTCGAGATCCTGCGTCGCGAGCTTTCCGATAATCCCGATGGCCGCGCTATCGTGTTCCTGCGCACCAAGCACGGCGCCGAGAAGCTGATGAAGCATCTCGAAAGCCGCGGCTTCGCCACCGCCTCGATCCATGGCAACAAGAGCCAGGGTCAACGCGAGCGGGCGCTGAAGGCGTTCAAGACCGGCGAGATCAACGTGCTTGTCGCCACCGACGTTGCCGCTCGCGGCATCGACGTCCCCGGCGTCACCCACGTCTACAACTACGACCTGCCGGAAGTCGCCGACGCCTATGTGCACCGCATCGGCCGTACCGCCCGCGCCGGCAAAGACGGCAAGGCGATCGCCTTCTGCACGCCGGAAGAAGCCGGCCTGCTGCGCGATATCCAGAAGCTCACCGGCATCGAGATCGCGATTGCGTCCGGCGAACCGCATGCGATGGCCGATCGGCCATCGCGCGGTCGTGGCCAGAACCGCGGCGGCCAGAACCGCGGTCGCGGCAATGGCAACGGCAACGGCGGCAAGCCCGCGCGCCGCGCCCGGCCGCAAGGCGGTGGCGACGGCCGCCATGGCGAGGCCCGCAACGACGGCGGCCGCCCGGCCGGCGCCAAGGGCCGTCCGCAGCGCCGCCAGCGCAACCGTCAGGGCGACCGCCGCCAGAGCGCGTGATCGCCTCGACGCACGTCAAGCGAACCGAACCCGCCGCATCGCCGGCGGGTTTTTCATTTTGGGAAGTATGCAGCTTCGCGAAAGCTGACCCCTGAGGCGCGTTCCCCTGCCCCTCCAAGCAACATCCCGCCGCTTTCTTCAGGTTGCATTCATCGCTGCACATTTATTCGGCGTTCGGCCACGGAACTGCCCGTTTTTCAGCGCGTTTTAAAACAAACAACCTGCAAAATTCGATGCAGCGCAACAAGGCATGGTCCTTGCATTACGTTTGATGTTGTATTGATATGCAATGATAAACACCGGGGGAAGAAGGCTTTGGCATTCGACGAGATGATGACCGCGGACGGCGCGCCGCGCGAGCCCTACAAAGACTATTACGACTGGTACAGCCAGCAGGATCCTTCACTTCTCATCGCCAAATCCCGTGATGCGGAAAACATCTTCAGAAAGACCGGCATCACCTTCGCCGTCTACGGCCACGCCGACAGTTCCGAAAAGCTGATCCCCTTCGACATCGTTCCGCGCGTGATTTCGGGCGGGGAGTGGCGCAAGCTTGCGGCCGGCATCGAACAGCGGGTTCTGGCGCTCAACGCATTCCTGAAGGATATCTACCACAAGCAGGAGATCGTGAAGGCCGGGCGTGTTCCGCGTCGGCTGATCGAGGAAAACGACGCCTTCCTGCCGCAGATGATGGGTTTCGAGCCGCCCGGCGGGGTCTACACCCACATCGTCGGCACCGACATCGTGCGCACCGGCGAAGACCAGTTTTACGTGCTGGAAGACAACGCTCGCACACCCTCCGGCGTCAGCTACATGCTGGAAAACCGGGAAACCATGATGCAGATGTTTCCCGAGCTGTTCTACAAGAACCGGGTACGCCGCGTCGAAGACTATCCGCAGCTTCTGCGCCAGAGCCTTGCTACACTGGCCCCGCCCGGATTTTCCGGCACCCGCCCGCGCGTGGCGGTGCTGACCCCCGGTATCTACAATTCCGCCTACTATGAGCACTCCTTCCTCGCCGACATGATGGGCGTCGAACTGGTCGAGGGCTCGGATCTGCGGGTCATCGATGGCAAGGTGAAGATGCGCACGACGCGCGGTTACGAGGCGATCGACGTGCTCTATCGCCGTGTCGACGACGACTTCCTCGACCCCCTCACCTTCCGTCCGGATTCGGCACTTGGCGTTCCCGGCATCATGGATGTCTACCGCGCCGGCGGCATCACCATCGCCAACGCGCCGGGCACCGGCATTTCCGACGACAAGGCGATCTATTCCTACATGCCTGAAATCGTCGAATTCTATACCGGCCAGAAACCGCTTCTGGAAAACGTGCCGACCTGGCGCTGTTCCGAGCCGGAGAGCCTCGCCTACGTGCTCGACAACATCGCCGATCTCGTGGTCAAGGAAGTCCACGGCTCCGGCGGTTACGGCATGCTGGTTGGCCCGACGGCAAGCAAGAAGGAACTTGAGGATTTTACCGCCAAGCTTCGCGCCCGGCCGGCGAACTACATCGCCCAGCCGACGCTGTCGCTCTCGACCGTACCGATCCTGGTCAAGAAGGGCATCGCGCCGCGTCATGTCGATCTTCGTCCCTATGTTCTCGTTTCCGATCGCGTCCGCATCATGCCCGGCGGACTGACGCGCGTGGCGCTGAAGGAAGGCTCGCTGGTGGTCAACTCCAGCCAGGGCGGCGGAACCAAGGATACATGGGTGCTGGAGGACTGATGATGCTCGGAAAAACCGCAAACGGCCTCTACTGGATGTTCCGCTACATCGAACGCGCGGAAAACATCGCCCGCCTGATCGATGCCGGCCAGCGCGTGTCGCTGACCCGCTCCAAGGGCGCCGACGACTGGGACGGCATCCTGCAGAGCGCCGGCGTTCACGAGGCCTTCTACGAAATCTACAGCAAGCTGACGGCTGACAGCGCCATCGACTTTTTGCTGCGCGACCGCCGCAATCCGTCAAGCGTGATGTCCTGCATCGAATCCGGCCGCAACAATGCCCGCCTGGTGCGCACGGCACTGACGCGCGAGACCTGGGAGGCGACGAACGAGTGCTGGATCGAGGCCCGCGCCATGCTGGCCGCGAAGCTGAAGCCAGCGGACCTCCCCAAGGCCATCGACTCGGTCAAGCGCTGCACGGCGCTCATCCGCGGCACTTTCCACGGTTCGATGCTCCGGAACGAGATCTACAATTTCGCCCATATCGGCACCTTCGTGGAACGCGCCGACAATACCAGCCGCATTCTCGACGTGAAATACTACGTGCTGCTGCCTTCGGTGCATCATGTCGGCACGTCGCTCGACAATCTGCAGTGGGAATCGATCCTGCGTTCGGTCTCTGCCCACCGCGCCTATGGCTGGGTGCACAACGGCGAATACAAACCGAGCCAGATCGCCGACTTCCTGATCCTCGACGTGCAGCTACCGCGCTCGCTCGCCTATTCCTACGAGAAGATCGTCCTCAATCTCGACTATCTCGCCGCTGATTATGGCGAACGGCTTGAGGCCCACGAGACGGCGCATGCGATCCGCAACACGCTCCGCAGCCAGAAGATCAAGACCATCATGGACAACGGCCTGCACCAGTTCCTCGAGGACTTCGTCAGCCGCAACAACCAGCTCAGCCAGCAGATCAGCGAGGGTTACCGCTTCTACGCGTGAGAAGCGGTCAGAGGGAAAAGCACGATGCTCCTGAACATCCACCATGTGACTGAATACAGCTATGACGAGCCGGTCTCGTTCTCGCTGCAACGCCTGAGACTGACGCCGCTCGACAGCAATGGCCAGACCGTGCGCGACTGGACGGTAACGATCGAGGGCGCCAAGAGCGAGGTCAGCTACACCGACCACTTCCACAACCTCGTCCGCCTCGTTTCGGTCGAAGGCGAACACAAGACCGTTCGACTGATTGCCGCCGGCACTGTGGAAACCCGCGACACTGACGGCATCTACGGCCCGGCAGCACCGGATATTCCGCTCTGGCTGTTCCTGCGCACGACGCCGCTGACCACGCCGGGCGAAGCAATCACCGCCCTGGTCGCAAAGCTCGAAGGCGACTCGGAGCTGGCGAAACTGCACCACCTGATGGAGGTGCTGCACAAGACGATGACGTTCAAGCCCGGCGCGACCTCGATTGCGACGACTGCCGACGATGCGCTGACGGCCGAATCCGGCGTGTGCCAGGACTATGCCCACATCGTCATCGCCTGCGCGCGCGCCATGAAGGTGCCGGCGCGCTATGTCTCCGGCTATCTCTACATGGAAGAGGCCGAGGCCCAGACGGCGAGCCACGCCTGGGCGGAGTGCTATCTCGAAGGCCTGGGCTGGGTCGGCTTCGACGCCGCCAACAAGGTCTGCCCGGATGAGCGCTATGTCCGCGTCGCTTCCGGCCTCGACTACAAGGACGCCGCCCCCGTCTCCGGCATGACCATCGGCGGCGGCAAGGAAAGCCTCGAGGTCAAGCTCAAGGTGGCCGGCCAGAGCCAGTCGCAGAGCCAGAGCTGAACATCGTGCTTATGCGCGGGAAGCGCTGTCAACAACCGGCAGTCCGAGGGCCGCGCGCCAACGGTCAATCGTCCGGGCGTTGAGAATACTGTCCTCAGGCGTCATCGCGGGAGAGATAGCGCACTTGCGACCTTCGAGCAGGGCACGCGTTGCGACCTCCACCTCGAACGCGAAAAGCTGACGCGGGTCGTACAGCCATTCCTCTCGCTTTCCGTTTGCTGTTTCGATGACGATGCAGGCATCGGACGGACCGGCATTGCGACCGGGCCTCCAGGGATTGGGCAGAACGATCTGACCTTCACTGCCGCTGATGACGAGCGTGTCGTCCATCGCCATGCGCAGAGCACAGCCAATGCTCGCGGTCAGGCCATTGCCGAAATCCATTTCAGCATAAGCGATTTCGTCGACCCCGGTGGGACCGATCTCTCCCGAAGCCGTCAGCGCAACCGGCTCTGCAAAGGCACGCCCCTGTGCCGCGCCAGCAATCAGCTGGACGGTGGAGACGGGATAGCAGCCGATGTCGAAAATGCCACCACCGCCGAGCGCGGGATCGAACAGCCGGGATTGCGGGTCCCGTTCGACCATGCCGCCATTGCGGGCTTCGATGTGCTGGATGGCGCCGATCGCACCTTCGCGGATCAATTCGACAAGCCTCGCCGTCTGCGGATGACAGCGGCATTTGTAGGCTTCCATGAAAAACACGTCGGCCCGCTTGGCCGCTTCGACAAGCTGCTCGACGTCGCGCGCGGCAAGAGCCGCCGGTTTTTCAACCATCAGTCCCTTACCGGCGCTGATGGCAAGAAGGCCATGCTCAAGATGGAATGCGTGTGGGGTCGCGACGTAGATCACGTCAAGGTCAGGATCAGCAACGAGCGCTTCGTATGTATCATAGAGACGCTCGACTCCATGCTTCCGGCCGAAGACCGAAAGCCGCTCCGGCGTGCGGCCACCCGCCGCCAGAAGCATTGCCGAGGGCGTCTGGCGGACACCCTCGGCAAAGTTGTTGGCAATGGTGCCCGGGCCAAGAATGCCCCAGGCAACCTGTCTTTCAGCCGCGGCGCTCACATGCTGCCCGGATAGTTCGGGCTTTCGCGGGTGATGGTCACGTCGTGGGCGTGGCTTTCGCGCAGACCCGCATTGGAGATCTGGACGAAGGTCGCCCTTTCCTGGAAATCGGTGATGTCCTTGCCACCGACATAGCCCATGGCGGCGCGCAGTCCACCGGCAAGCTGGTGAAGGACGGCACCGGCAGCGCCCTTGTAGGGGACCTGACCTTCGATGCCCTCGGGAACCAGCTTCAGCGTATCGCGCACTTCCGCCTGGAAATAGCGGTCGGCAGAACCGCGGGCCATGGCACCGACGGAGCCCATGCCGCGATAGGCCTTGAACGAGCGACCCTGATAGAGGAACACTTCGCCCGGGCTTTCATCGGTGCCGGCGAGCAGCGAACCGATCATGACAGCGGAGGCGCCGGCAGCGATTGCCTTGGCCATGTCGCCGGAGAACTTGATGCCGCCGTCGGCAATCACCGGAATGCCGGCATCACGGGCGGCATCCGCGGCCGCCATGACGGCCGCAAGCTGCGGCACGCCGACGCCTGCGACGATGCGGGTGGTGCAGATCGAACCGGGACCGATGCCGACCTTGACGGCGTCCGCGCCCGCATCGATCAGCGCCTTGGTGCCATCGGCGGTCGCGACATTGCCGGCCATGATGCGGACCGAGTTGGAAAGCTTCTTCACCCGGCCGACGACATCCAGAACCTTCTGCGAATGGCCATGGGCGGTGTCGATGACGATCATGTCGACGCCGGCGTCCATCAGCAGTTCGGCGCGGCGGAAACCGTCATCGCCGACAGAGATCGCGGCAGCAGCGCGAAGCCGGCCCTGCGCATCCTTGGAGGCGTTCGGGTTCAGCTGCGACTTTTCCATGTCCTTGACGGTAATGAGACCGACGCAGTGGCCGCGGTCGTCGACAACCAGAAGCTTTTCGATACGGTGATGATGCAGCAGACGCTTGGCTTCCTGCTGCTCGACCGTCTCGCGCACGGTGACGAGGTTTTCCCGTGTCATCAGTTCATAGATGCGCTGCTCGGGATTGGAGGCGAAGCGGACGTCACGATTGGTGAGGATGCCGACGAGCCGGCCGGCAGAAGTACCGTCGCTGGTACCCTGCTCGACCACCGGAATGCCGGAAATCTTGTGCGTCTTCATCAGCGCCAGCGCTTCGGCAAGGGTGGCATCCGGGCCGATCGTGACCGGGTTTACGACCATGCCGCTTTCGAACTTCTTGACCTGACGGACCTGCTCTGCCTGTTCGTGCGGGGTGAGATTGCGGTGGATGACACCGATGCCGCCGGCCTGCGCCATGGCGATGGCAAGCCGTGCCTCGGTGACGGTGTCCATTGCAGAGGAGAGGATCGGGAGGTTGAGGTGGATGTCCTGGGCGATCGTGGTCGACACATCGACCTCACCCGGCATGACCTCTGAATGTCCCGGCTGCAGCAGCACATCATCGAAGGTGAGTGCCTGCAATCCGGTTGCGGCCTGTATGATTTGAGCCATGGCCAATTTCCTTTTCAAATACGAAATGGCCCGGGCGGTTCATCCCCGTCCGGTCCCTTGCAGATAAGTCTGGAAGTTGGCGAGTGCTCGTAACACGAAGATGACGGGTTGGGAATAGCCAATCCGCGATGAAGCGCGCGGATTGACCTGGTTTCCCCAAACCGTTTGTGCAGTGCAGTAGAGCTAGACCCGGAACTGGTAGGTTTTCGGGGTGAACACGTAGCCTTCATCGGTCTTTTCGACAAAGCCGACAGCCGGAAACGGCATGTGGTAACCAAGGAAAGGGATCTTTTCGGCAGCCACCATGTCAAACACCTTGCGGCGCGATGCGGCGGCCATTTCCTTGTCCATGTCGAAACGGACATGCCAGTCCGGGCGTTGCAGCGACAGCACGTAGTGATTCGCGGTGTCAGCCGTCAGAAGCAGTTTTTCACCGCCCGATTCCAGCATGAACACCAGATGGCCGGGCGTATGGCCGAAGGCCTCCATGACGGTGATGCCGGGCGCGACTTCGCTGCCTTCCTTGACGAAGGTGGCATTGTCGGCGAGCGGCACGATCAGCTTCTTGACGCTCTCATGTCCGCCTTCGGCCGGGGTGCCCATGCGGGCATCATCGCTCCAGAAGGCATATTCTGTCTCGCCGAAGACATAGCGCGCATTCGGAAAGGCGGGCCCGTCTTCTTCCATCAACCCCATGATGTGGTCGCCATGCATGTGGGTGATGACGACGACATCGACATCACCGGGCTGGACGCCATTTGCAATCAACCCGGCACGCAATTGCCCTGCGCCCCAGGAACGGCCGGCCGGCCCCATGCCGGTATCGAACAGGATCTTTTCCGAGCCGGTATCGACCAGCACAGGATTAAACCCGTTGAGCGACTTGTCGGTGGGAAGGAAATTTTCCTCGAGAAGCGCTGCGACCGTCTCCGGATCCTGGCCTGTCCCGAAAGTCTCTCCGGGGTTTTCCATCATGCGGGTGCCATCCTCGATGACGAGGAGTTTGAAATCGCCGAGCGTGAAGCTGTCGCTCGAGGGCTTTTCGG
Protein-coding sequences here:
- a CDS encoding circularly permuted type 2 ATP-grasp protein, whose protein sequence is MAFDEMMTADGAPREPYKDYYDWYSQQDPSLLIAKSRDAENIFRKTGITFAVYGHADSSEKLIPFDIVPRVISGGEWRKLAAGIEQRVLALNAFLKDIYHKQEIVKAGRVPRRLIEENDAFLPQMMGFEPPGGVYTHIVGTDIVRTGEDQFYVLEDNARTPSGVSYMLENRETMMQMFPELFYKNRVRRVEDYPQLLRQSLATLAPPGFSGTRPRVAVLTPGIYNSAYYEHSFLADMMGVELVEGSDLRVIDGKVKMRTTRGYEAIDVLYRRVDDDFLDPLTFRPDSALGVPGIMDVYRAGGITIANAPGTGISDDKAIYSYMPEIVEFYTGQKPLLENVPTWRCSEPESLAYVLDNIADLVVKEVHGSGGYGMLVGPTASKKELEDFTAKLRARPANYIAQPTLSLSTVPILVKKGIAPRHVDLRPYVLVSDRVRIMPGGLTRVALKEGSLVVNSSQGGGTKDTWVLED
- a CDS encoding alpha-E domain-containing protein, with the protein product MLGKTANGLYWMFRYIERAENIARLIDAGQRVSLTRSKGADDWDGILQSAGVHEAFYEIYSKLTADSAIDFLLRDRRNPSSVMSCIESGRNNARLVRTALTRETWEATNECWIEARAMLAAKLKPADLPKAIDSVKRCTALIRGTFHGSMLRNEIYNFAHIGTFVERADNTSRILDVKYYVLLPSVHHVGTSLDNLQWESILRSVSAHRAYGWVHNGEYKPSQIADFLILDVQLPRSLAYSYEKIVLNLDYLAADYGERLEAHETAHAIRNTLRSQKIKTIMDNGLHQFLEDFVSRNNQLSQQISEGYRFYA
- a CDS encoding transglutaminase family protein, with amino-acid sequence MLLNIHHVTEYSYDEPVSFSLQRLRLTPLDSNGQTVRDWTVTIEGAKSEVSYTDHFHNLVRLVSVEGEHKTVRLIAAGTVETRDTDGIYGPAAPDIPLWLFLRTTPLTTPGEAITALVAKLEGDSELAKLHHLMEVLHKTMTFKPGATSIATTADDALTAESGVCQDYAHIVIACARAMKVPARYVSGYLYMEEAEAQTASHAWAECYLEGLGWVGFDAANKVCPDERYVRVASGLDYKDAAPVSGMTIGGGKESLEVKLKVAGQSQSQSQS
- a CDS encoding Gfo/Idh/MocA family protein → MSAAAERQVAWGILGPGTIANNFAEGVRQTPSAMLLAAGGRTPERLSVFGRKHGVERLYDTYEALVADPDLDVIYVATPHAFHLEHGLLAISAGKGLMVEKPAALAARDVEQLVEAAKRADVFFMEAYKCRCHPQTARLVELIREGAIGAIQHIEARNGGMVERDPQSRLFDPALGGGGIFDIGCYPVSTVQLIAGAAQGRAFAEPVALTASGEIGPTGVDEIAYAEMDFGNGLTASIGCALRMAMDDTLVISGSEGQIVLPNPWRPGRNAGPSDACIVIETANGKREEWLYDPRQLFAFEVEVATRALLEGRKCAISPAMTPEDSILNARTIDRWRAALGLPVVDSASRA
- the guaB gene encoding IMP dehydrogenase → MAQIIQAATGLQALTFDDVLLQPGHSEVMPGEVDVSTTIAQDIHLNLPILSSAMDTVTEARLAIAMAQAGGIGVIHRNLTPHEQAEQVRQVKKFESGMVVNPVTIGPDATLAEALALMKTHKISGIPVVEQGTSDGTSAGRLVGILTNRDVRFASNPEQRIYELMTRENLVTVRETVEQQEAKRLLHHHRIEKLLVVDDRGHCVGLITVKDMEKSQLNPNASKDAQGRLRAAAAISVGDDGFRRAELLMDAGVDMIVIDTAHGHSQKVLDVVGRVKKLSNSVRIMAGNVATADGTKALIDAGADAVKVGIGPGSICTTRIVAGVGVPQLAAVMAAADAARDAGIPVIADGGIKFSGDMAKAIAAGASAVMIGSLLAGTDESPGEVFLYQGRSFKAYRGMGSVGAMARGSADRYFQAEVRDTLKLVPEGIEGQVPYKGAAGAVLHQLAGGLRAAMGYVGGKDITDFQERATFVQISNAGLRESHAHDVTITRESPNYPGSM
- a CDS encoding MBL fold metallo-hydrolase: MMTHGIHRRSLMAGAGISALAAPLVLARAAGAAEGDTMQMAEKPSSDSFTLGDFKLLVIEDGTRMMENPGETFGTGQDPETVAALLEENFLPTDKSLNGFNPVLVDTGSEKILFDTGMGPAGRSWGAGQLRAGLIANGVQPGDVDVVVITHMHGDHIMGLMEEDGPAFPNARYVFGETEYAFWSDDARMGTPAEGGHESVKKLIVPLADNATFVKEGSEVAPGITVMEAFGHTPGHLVFMLESGGEKLLLTADTANHYVLSLQRPDWHVRFDMDKEMAAASRRKVFDMVAAEKIPFLGYHMPFPAVGFVEKTDEGYVFTPKTYQFRV